A region of Kribbella sp. NBC_01245 DNA encodes the following proteins:
- a CDS encoding Gfo/Idh/MocA family protein, whose product MRFGLVGTGPWAQATHGPGLQAAEGAELVGVWGRDAAKANALGDQLGVKGYDDYGQLLESVDALAFAVPPAVQATMAMEAAAIGKHLLLDKPVADTAEDAAALADEVAKEGLATVVFFTDRFNPEVRAWFAEAEQTGGWKGGWTRMLASLDAPGNPYANSPWRREQRGALWDVGPHALSNLTAVLGPITGLTAVSGEGDLVHLVLKHDGGATSTASLSLSAPPEGSNFDTGFWGSGGVISPPERSTPVVECFSLAVTELIAAAESGDSHPTDVVFGAQVAALLAGAEAQLAAGR is encoded by the coding sequence ATGCGCTTCGGTTTGGTCGGGACCGGTCCCTGGGCCCAAGCGACACACGGCCCGGGCCTGCAGGCGGCCGAGGGCGCCGAACTCGTCGGGGTTTGGGGCCGCGATGCCGCCAAGGCGAACGCACTCGGTGACCAGCTCGGGGTCAAGGGATACGACGACTACGGACAGTTGCTGGAATCGGTCGACGCGCTTGCTTTCGCCGTGCCACCAGCCGTGCAGGCGACGATGGCGATGGAGGCCGCGGCGATCGGCAAACACCTGTTGCTGGACAAGCCCGTCGCCGATACCGCCGAGGACGCGGCGGCTTTGGCCGACGAGGTCGCGAAGGAAGGACTGGCCACGGTGGTGTTCTTCACCGACCGGTTCAATCCCGAGGTGCGGGCCTGGTTCGCCGAGGCGGAGCAGACCGGTGGCTGGAAGGGCGGCTGGACCAGGATGCTGGCCTCGCTGGACGCGCCCGGCAATCCGTATGCGAACTCACCCTGGCGGCGCGAACAGCGCGGCGCCCTCTGGGACGTCGGTCCGCACGCGTTGTCCAACCTGACCGCGGTGCTCGGCCCGATCACGGGATTGACCGCGGTGAGTGGTGAGGGCGACCTGGTTCACCTGGTGCTCAAGCACGACGGTGGCGCGACCAGCACGGCCAGTCTGTCGCTGTCGGCGCCGCCGGAGGGCAGCAACTTCGATACCGGGTTCTGGGGTTCGGGCGGCGTGATCTCGCCGCCGGAGCGGAGCACGCCCGTGGTCGAGTGCTTCTCGCTGGCCGTCACCGAGCTGATCGCGGCCGCGGAGTCAGGCGACTCGCACCCGACCGACGTCGTCTTCGGCGCCCAGGTCGCCGCCCTCCTCGCGGGTGCCGAGGCGCAACTCGCAGCCGGCCGCTAA
- a CDS encoding DUF4031 domain-containing protein gives MILIDPPVWPGWGRVWSHLVSDESFEELHAFAKAAGIPAKGFDRDHYDVPSELYDEMVALGALPVASRVLVRRLIDSGLRHRKGSND, from the coding sequence ATGATCCTGATCGATCCGCCGGTTTGGCCGGGCTGGGGCAGGGTTTGGTCGCATTTGGTCAGTGACGAGTCGTTCGAGGAGTTGCACGCGTTCGCGAAGGCCGCGGGTATCCCGGCCAAGGGCTTCGACCGCGACCACTACGACGTGCCGTCCGAGCTGTACGACGAGATGGTCGCGCTCGGGGCCTTACCGGTTGCGAGCCGGGTGCTGGTCCGCCGCCTGATCGACTCCGGATTACGCCACCGCAAAGGCTCCAACGATTAG
- a CDS encoding copper homeostasis protein CutC, whose amino-acid sequence MGALLEVIALHPADAEAAQEGGADRLELCASMDYDGLCPSVSTVSAIRRSTDLPLRVMLRSFDSFTADGAGIQRLAGLAQQYLSAGADGFVLGFLTPDAEVDVQATTALVESFAGTPWTFHRAIDAALDPRKAWLALRTLPGLDCVLTAGAVRGVDTGLDDLCRLAKDDAAVAAVTMAGGGLKPEHVPWLVGSGVRRFHVGSSVRRDGSWTKAYVDSRFVRSWRNLLDAETGRHG is encoded by the coding sequence ATGGGAGCGTTGCTTGAGGTGATCGCGTTGCATCCGGCGGATGCGGAGGCGGCGCAGGAGGGTGGGGCGGACCGGCTCGAGCTGTGCGCCTCGATGGACTACGACGGGTTGTGCCCGAGCGTGTCTACGGTGAGCGCGATTCGGCGTAGTACGGATCTGCCGCTGCGGGTGATGTTGCGGTCGTTCGACTCGTTCACCGCCGACGGCGCGGGGATCCAGCGGTTGGCCGGGCTCGCCCAGCAGTACTTGTCGGCGGGGGCGGACGGGTTCGTGCTCGGGTTCCTCACGCCGGACGCTGAGGTCGACGTCCAGGCGACGACGGCGTTGGTCGAGAGCTTCGCCGGGACGCCGTGGACGTTTCACCGGGCCATTGACGCCGCGTTGGATCCGCGGAAGGCCTGGCTGGCTTTGCGTACGTTGCCCGGGCTGGACTGTGTGCTGACGGCTGGAGCGGTTCGAGGCGTCGATACCGGGTTGGACGACCTGTGCCGCCTGGCCAAGGATGACGCGGCTGTGGCGGCCGTGACGATGGCTGGTGGTGGGTTGAAGCCTGAGCATGTGCCGTGGTTGGTGGGGTCGGGGGTACGGCGGTTCCACGTCGGGTCGTCGGTGCGCCGGGATGGTTCGTGGACCAAGGCGTACGTCGACTCGCGGTTCGTCCGGTCCTGGCGCAACCTGCTCGACGCCGAGACCGGGCGGCACGGATGA